In Sphaerisporangium krabiense, the DNA window GGGGCCGCCCCCGGTCATGAGGGATCCTTGCGACGGCGGCGCCGCAGCAGATGGCGGGCGATCAGCGCCACGACCAGGAGCGCGACGGCGATCACGATGTAGGTCTCGTACCGGGTGAACTCCTGGTAGAGCTCGGTGATGTGGTAGCCCGCCAGGTAGCCGGCGGCGGTCCACATCGAGACCCACAGCACCGCGCCGATGACGTTGTAGAGCAGGAAGCGGCGCCACGGCATGGACGTCGCGCCGGCCACCAGGCCGTTGGCCTGGCGCAGCCCGTCGATGAAGCGGGCGACGACGATGATCGGCGCGCCCCTGCGCCGGAAGAACGCCTCGACCCTGTCGAACCGCTCGGGGGGCAGGAAGACGTACTTGCCGAAGCGGTGCACCAGCGCGCGCCCGCCGGTGCGCCCGATCAGGTACCCGAGATTGTCCCCGAGGACCGCGGCGGCGAACGCGACGGCGGCCACGACCACGACGTCGAGGCGCCCGGCCCCGGCGTAGACGGAGGCGGCGATCAGCACGGTCTCGCCCGGGACGGGGATGCCGAAGTCCTCGACGAAGATCAGCGCGCCGACGGCCAGGTAACCGTAGCGATCCAGCAGCGGGGCCAGGTCGGCCAGCGGGCCCGGCAGCGGTGACGGCGCCATGCCGTCACTCTATGTGATCATGCCGGACGGGGCCCGTTCACGGCCGCGCGGCGACGGGCGCATCGGAGGCGACGCGACGCGCGGCGACGCGCCTGCGGACCGCCAGCACGACGAGCAGCGCCGCGATCGTCACCGCGGCCACGCCCGGCCCGAGCGCGGCGCCGCGGAGCTGGTCCGCCGCGCGGTCGGGCGCCCAGGGCAGCGCCAGGTCCTCGTACCAGTCCTGGCCCTGGACGGGGCCCGCGAGGAACACGACGGCCATCCACGCCTGCACGGCCAGGGCGCCGGCCAGCATGAGCATGCGCTGCAGCGGTCCGATCGCGCGCGGCAGCGGGTCCAGGCCGAGGGCGACGCAGAAGAACCAGGTGCCCGTCGTGAACAGCACGACCCAGACGGCCAGGCGCACGGCGAGGCTCGACTGCGCGGGCTCGAACAGCCCGGCGGCGTAGAAGATCAGGTAGGGGGCGGCGTACAGGCCGAACGCCGCCCACGGGTGGGTGAGCGCCCGCGCCTGCGGGCCTTCGACCGCGGCGCGCAGCGGCGTCCACACCTCGCGCAGGGGGACGAGCGGCGCGGACAGCGCGATCAGGGCCGGGGCCAGCGTGCCCACGAGGGCGTACTGCAGGGCGTGCGCGGAGAAGATCGCCGGAGCGTAGGCGGCGAGGCCGCCCGCCGTCGCGTACAGCAGGACGGCCAGGCCCACCAGCGCCGCCACCACGCGGCCGGCCGGCCAGGAGCCGCCGGCCCAGCGGCGCGCGCCGAGGAGGTAGGCGACGGCCAGGCCGGCGACGGCGAGGATCACGATGGGGTCGGGGCGGATGTCGGTGATCAGGCGGCCCGCGGTGAAGGGCCGCAGCGTGTAGCCGAGCAGCTCGTGGGAGGAGTGCGCCGAGCCCGCGCCCGGCGGCGGCGTGCGCGACAGGGCCACCGCGAGGCCGAGCGTGCACGCCATCACGCCGACCTCGGCGGTCGCCAGGCGCAGGAACGGCCGGGACGCCGTGCCCGCCTCCAGGGCGGCGATCGTGCGGCGGCGGTGCCGCAGCCCGAACCAGCCGAGCGCGACGAGCGCGACGATCTTGCCGACGACCAGGAGGCCGTAGCGGGACTGCCAGAGCTCGCTCAGGTCGCCGATGCGGATCCAGGCGTTGACCGCGCCGGAGAAGCCGACCGCGACGAAGCAGCACAGCGCGAGGGCGCTGAACCTGCGCACCGCGGCGGGCAGGTCGTCGGACCCGCGCAGCGCGAGGACGAGCGCGAACAGGCCGCCCACCCACATCGTGACCCCGGCGATGTGCAGCATGAGGCTGGAGACGGCGAGGTTGTGGTCCGCGGCCGAGGCCGAGTGGCCGACGTAGGCCGGGGGCAGGACGGCGAAGACGGCGAGCGCGAGCAGCAGGGCCCGGCCCAGGGGGCCGAGCGTGAGCGTGGTGGCCGCGGCGATGACCAGGGTGATCAGCGTGACGATCAGGAACGCCTCGCCCTGCGGCACCTCGGTGCTGAAGTTGATCAGGAACCCCGACTCCAGCGCCTCGCCGATGGGCAGCCCGAGCAGGTCGGAGAGGGTGAGCACCTGCGTGACCACCGCCGTGGCGGCCCAGGCGAGCGCCCACTGGCCGGCGATGCGGGTGAGGCGCCGCCGGTCGTCGGACCCGCCGGCGAGCGCGACGGCGGCGAGCAGCAGCCCGACGGTCGCCACGGCGCAGGCGTCGTGGACGACGCGCACGATCGGCAGGCCGAAGGAGGTGAGGGGGCCCGGCGAGGGAAGGCCGGGGATGTCGGGCTGTGGCCAGCCGCCTCCGAGCCATAAGGCCGCCAGGAGCACGGCGAACGTGCCGGCGGCGATGATCGCGTACACGGCCGGGCGCCGTCGGAGTGTGCTCATGCTCCTGACTTCCTCGCTTCGGGGGCCGAACCCACGATGTCATCTTGTGATCAAGTATCACCGCATCCGGTGTCCGCGGCGAGGGTTTCAGGGGTTCGCAGCACCACAAGGGCTTTTATTGCTCTATGTCATGACTTGGGGGAGTGCGGAAGCTGCCAGGGCGTTTATTGCCTCGCACACCGGACAGTCAACGAAGGGGATGGACCCGTACACCGAAGGGGGCATGTCATGGGTGCCGACGACAAGGCGGCCAACAAGGCCGAGCAGCTCAAGGGCAAGACCAAGAAGGGGCTCGGCGACCTCACCGGCGACGACGAGCTGCGTGCCCAGGGCGAGGCGGACGAGGCCAGGGGCAAGGTCAAGCAGGCAGGGGAGCGCGTGAAGGACGCCGCCAAGAACGTCAAGGACGCGTTCAAGCGCTGAGCCTGACCCACCGCGGCGGAGGCCCCGTGACCGGGGATCCTCCGCCGCCGCCGTGCCGGAGCCCGACCGGCACGGCGCGGACGGACCTCACGAACGGCGCAGCTCGCCGACCACGCCCTCATAGTCCCCGTGTCCCCGGTAGGCCCGGTGCCCCCCGTAGGGGTCGTAGGCTCCGGCGCCTCGCGCCCCCGCGTCGTCCAGCGCGCGCCCGTCGCGCAGCGTCCGGACCACGTCCTCCTTGTACCGGTTGGCCTCGGCCAGCGACGCGCCGTCGCGCAGGGCTCTGACCACGTCCTCCTCGGCGTCCGCGTACATGTAGGAGTCGGGGAAGACGTCGGTGGAGGGCAGCGCGACCACGCCCGACCCGTCCATGACGATGGACGTGGTCTCGTCCACGACCACCCCGGCGATCTCCACCGGGCCGCCGACGCAGGCCACGTGCACGTCGGGCCCGGGCCCGGCCGTGGCCTCGTAGAGCGCCCAGACGGGCAGGCCGAGGTCGCGGAAGGCGTTCACGTCGCGGACGCCGCCCTCCACGAGAAGGCCCGTCGCGCCACGGGCGAGCGCGGCGCGGGTCAGGATCTCTCCCCACACCGCTCCGGCCGCCGCCTCCGCGCCGGCGACCACGATCACCCGGTCCTCCAGGTCCTCGTCCATCATGCGGTGCAGGGGATCCAGCCCGTCGACGCCGGGTCCCGGCGCCAGTCGTACGGTGCGGGCCCTGCCCAGCAGGCCGAGCGATCGGTGTATGGGACGCAGCGGCGGGCTGAGCCACCCGGTGAGCCCTCGCAGCTGAAGTACGTCCGCGATCGCGGTGGTAGGCGGAACCACGGTATCGATCACCTCTTGTAAAGAGATTTTCAGATCTCGCCGTCCGGAGGCGGCGAAGGGTTGTCCGGACAACACGTCGTCGATCTCAGCGATCCCGGCCTGGAGCGGGGCCTCCCCGGTTGGCGACCGGTCCGTGACGGGCCGGCCGCGGTGGAACGGCGCGGCCCAGCGCATCCGGCTCGCCTGCCCCCACGGCGATGATCTGATGCACGGCGCTTCCTCTCCCCGGCCACGGGAACGGTGGTTCCGGTGGCGTGCGAAGGACCTGACCCTCTTTTCGTGCCCTGTGCCGCTCGAATGATCGGGCAATCACCTGCCCGTTCATTCACAATAACCGGCTTTTCTCACGGACAAGAGTCCCGCATCAGACTAAGTAGACGGTAGAGCCGATGTGCGGGAAAGAGTGGCGGTTTCATTACGGAGATGCGTGAAGACGGTTTCGTCTACGTCGCTCCGCGGCCCCGCGAAGGGCCCCAGGCGGCGAAAGCGCTGGTCGGGACCGGTCCAGGTGAAGCGGTTCACCGGTCAAGGGGGGAACCGATACCCACCCGGGTCAGCCTCCGGCGCCGCGTGACCCCCAGAGCGAGCGGACCTCCTCGAAGACCTTCTGATCATGGGAGATCTCGACGACGTTCCCGTCGGGATCGGTCAGCGCGCACACGTAGCCGACCGGCGGCGGCAGGAGCCGCGGCTCCCAGTGGAGGCACCCGAGCGCGCGCGCCCGCGCGGCGGCCGCGTCCACGTCCTCGCGGCGCGGCACCTCCATGCCGAGGTGCGCGAACGGCGTGAGCTGCGGGCTCGGCCGTCCCCTGTCCCTGGCGAACTCCACCAGCACCAGCACGAACGGCGTCTCCGCCTGGCCGGGGTTGGAGAGCCAGGCGTTGCGTCCCTGCTCGTCGCTGTGGGTCGAGACCACGACGAGCGGGGTCATGGCGGTGTAGAACGCGACGGACGCGTCGAGGTCGGCGCTCGGCAGGGCGACGTGCGTCCAGCGTGCCTCGGTGAGCCTCTCTCCTGACATGGCGTCTCCTCCCGGGACCACCGGGGTCCGCGGACGACCTTTCCCCCTCCGAAACCCCGCTCATTCGAGCTCTTTTGTCGGTGAGGTCGTTCATCTCGCTAAGCGATTGAGCGTTTCGAGGAATCGTGCCCGCCCATTCACATGTGAACCGCGGCGCGGAATGATCCGCGGCCTCGCGGCGTTCGGGCTCGCGGAACCTCTGTAGATCGGGAGAGATCGATGAGCAAGCTGAACGACGACGCCAAGGCCCTGCTCCGCAGGCCGGTACACGCGTGGGCGACCGTGGTGCGGCCCGACGGGGCGCTGCACAGCACCGTGGTGTGGGTGGACCTTGACGGCGACGAGGTCGTCTTCAACACCGCCGTGGGGCGGGCCAAGGAGCGCTACCTGCGCGAGAACCCTCACGTGTCCATCGGCGTCCTCGACCCGGACAACGCCTACCACCTGGTCAGCGTCTCGGGCACGGCCCGGCTGGAGCTGGAGGGGGCGGACGAGGTCATCGACGGCCTGGCCAAGAAGTACCTAAACGCCGACTCCTACCCGTTCCGGCAGCCGGGTGAGCAGCGGGTCAACGTGCGGATCACCCCGGAGCACGTGATCCACAACGGCTGACGACGGGCCCGGCGCCCGGTCCCCGCCCGGTTCTCCGGCGGGGCCCGGCCGCCTCCGGCAGGGGGCTCACGAGAGGACGGCCACCCGCCCGTTCCGATACGGTTTCCGCGGATAACTGCATCTGTCGCATGGTCTCGTCTCCTGGCGGGCTTCGCGGGAGGCCGCACCGTGATCGTCGAACTGCTCTTCCTGCTGGGCGCGATGGCCCTCGTCCTCGCGAACGGCCTCTTCGTCGCGGCCGAGTTCTCGCTGGTCACCGTGGAGCGCGGCGAGGTGCGGCGCCTCGCGGGCGCGGGCGACCGCGGCGCGCAGGGCGTCCAGGCGGCGATCCGGCGGCTGTCCTTCCAGCTCTCGGGCGCGCAGCTCGGCATCACGATCACCTCGCTGTTGCTCGGCGTCACCGCGGAACCCGCCATCGCCGGGCTGCTGCGGCCCGCCCTCGGCGCCGTCCCCGGCCTGCGCGGCCCGGCGGCCGGCACCGTCGCCGCGCTGCTGGGACTGCTGATCGCCACGGTCGGCCAGATGGTGCTCGGCGAGCTGGTCCCGAAGAACGCCGCCCTGTCGCGCCCCATGATGGTCGCCCGGCTCGCCACGCCTCCCCAGCGCGCCTTCTCCGCCGTGTTCGCCCCGCTGATCAAGGCGTGCAACGCCACCGCCGACGCGATCGTGCGGGCGTTCGGCGCCGAACCGCAGGACGAGCTGGCCTCGGCGCGCTCGCCGGACGAGCTCAGCCTGCTGATGAGCCTGTCCGCCCAGGCCGGCGCCCTGCCCGGCGGGACCGCCGCCATGCTGCGCCGCGCGCTGCGGTTCGGCGACAGGACGGCGGCCGAGGCGATGACCCCGCGCACCGACTGCGTGACCGTGGCCGGCGGCGCCGCCGTCGCCGAGTTCCTGACCATCGCCCGGCGGGAGCGCCACCTGCGGCTGCCCGTCTCCGGCGGCGACCTCGACGACATCGTCGGCGTGGCCTCGGTGGCCGGGGCCTTCGCCGTCCCCGCCGACCGGCGCGCGAGCACGCCGGTCGCGGCGATCGGGCACCCGCCCGTCCTCGTCCCCGGATCCCTGGACCTCGCCACGGTGCTGGAGCGCCTGTTCGCGGCCGGGCAGGAGATGGCCGTCGTGGTCGACGAGTACGGGGGCTTCGCCGGGATCGTCACGGTGGAGGATCTGGCCGAGGAGCTGATCGGCGACATCGCCGACGAGTACGACCTGCCCGAGGAGGGCTCG includes these proteins:
- a CDS encoding hemolysin family protein — translated: MIVELLFLLGAMALVLANGLFVAAEFSLVTVERGEVRRLAGAGDRGAQGVQAAIRRLSFQLSGAQLGITITSLLLGVTAEPAIAGLLRPALGAVPGLRGPAAGTVAALLGLLIATVGQMVLGELVPKNAALSRPMMVARLATPPQRAFSAVFAPLIKACNATADAIVRAFGAEPQDELASARSPDELSLLMSLSAQAGALPGGTAAMLRRALRFGDRTAAEAMTPRTDCVTVAGGAAVAEFLTIARRERHLRLPVSGGDLDDIVGVASVAGAFAVPADRRASTPVAAIGHPPVLVPGSLDLATVLERLFAAGQEMAVVVDEYGGFAGIVTVEDLAEELIGDIADEYDLPEEGSAEPASALLAPGASVAVPAGLRAHEVEERTGFQMPEGPYETLAGLLISRLGRLPETGDGVSVHGWGLRADVVRRRRIERITLTAPGEES
- a CDS encoding DedA family protein gives rise to the protein MAPSPLPGPLADLAPLLDRYGYLAVGALIFVEDFGIPVPGETVLIAASVYAGAGRLDVVVVAAVAFAAAVLGDNLGYLIGRTGGRALVHRFGKYVFLPPERFDRVEAFFRRRGAPIIVVARFIDGLRQANGLVAGATSMPWRRFLLYNVIGAVLWVSMWTAAGYLAGYHITELYQEFTRYETYIVIAVALLVVALIARHLLRRRRRKDPS
- a CDS encoding RraA family protein, which encodes MVPPTTAIADVLQLRGLTGWLSPPLRPIHRSLGLLGRARTVRLAPGPGVDGLDPLHRMMDEDLEDRVIVVAGAEAAAGAVWGEILTRAALARGATGLLVEGGVRDVNAFRDLGLPVWALYEATAGPGPDVHVACVGGPVEIAGVVVDETTSIVMDGSGVVALPSTDVFPDSYMYADAEEDVVRALRDGASLAEANRYKEDVVRTLRDGRALDDAGARGAGAYDPYGGHRAYRGHGDYEGVVGELRRS
- a CDS encoding VOC family protein, translating into MSGERLTEARWTHVALPSADLDASVAFYTAMTPLVVVSTHSDEQGRNAWLSNPGQAETPFVLVLVEFARDRGRPSPQLTPFAHLGMEVPRREDVDAAAARARALGCLHWEPRLLPPPVGYVCALTDPDGNVVEISHDQKVFEEVRSLWGSRGAGG
- a CDS encoding PPOX class F420-dependent oxidoreductase; translation: MSKLNDDAKALLRRPVHAWATVVRPDGALHSTVVWVDLDGDEVVFNTAVGRAKERYLRENPHVSIGVLDPDNAYHLVSVSGTARLELEGADEVIDGLAKKYLNADSYPFRQPGEQRVNVRITPEHVIHNG
- a CDS encoding cytochrome c oxidase assembly protein, whose translation is MSTLRRRPAVYAIIAAGTFAVLLAALWLGGGWPQPDIPGLPSPGPLTSFGLPIVRVVHDACAVATVGLLLAAVALAGGSDDRRRLTRIAGQWALAWAATAVVTQVLTLSDLLGLPIGEALESGFLINFSTEVPQGEAFLIVTLITLVIAAATTLTLGPLGRALLLALAVFAVLPPAYVGHSASAADHNLAVSSLMLHIAGVTMWVGGLFALVLALRGSDDLPAAVRRFSALALCCFVAVGFSGAVNAWIRIGDLSELWQSRYGLLVVGKIVALVALGWFGLRHRRRTIAALEAGTASRPFLRLATAEVGVMACTLGLAVALSRTPPPGAGSAHSSHELLGYTLRPFTAGRLITDIRPDPIVILAVAGLAVAYLLGARRWAGGSWPAGRVVAALVGLAVLLYATAGGLAAYAPAIFSAHALQYALVGTLAPALIALSAPLVPLREVWTPLRAAVEGPQARALTHPWAAFGLYAAPYLIFYAAGLFEPAQSSLAVRLAVWVVLFTTGTWFFCVALGLDPLPRAIGPLQRMLMLAGALAVQAWMAVVFLAGPVQGQDWYEDLALPWAPDRAADQLRGAALGPGVAAVTIAALLVVLAVRRRVAARRVASDAPVAARP
- a CDS encoding CsbD family protein — translated: MGADDKAANKAEQLKGKTKKGLGDLTGDDELRAQGEADEARGKVKQAGERVKDAAKNVKDAFKR